TTTATATATTTTATGACATCATCTTTATTTTTAAACACTTCTTTTAGCTGTTTTTCAAATACATCTTCTAAAATATCCTTAAACAGCTTTGATGGTTTTAAGCCAAGTTCTATTAAATCTTCTCCTTTGATTAACGGTTTTTTCTCTACTTCAAAGATTTTTATTATTTTTTTATTTCTGCCTTCATCTACCAATGTTAATATAGCCGGCAAGTATTCTAAATTTATTTTCTTTAAAATTTTGTAAATCTGAAAAATGTCTTCAAGCTTCAAAATCTCATTAAAATCTTGAACAAATTTATCGCATAGCTTAGCTTCTTTATCAAAATGATACAGTCTAAGATTTTCATATATAAGCTCTGTTGGTAAGTGAGATAAAAGGACATATAAAAAGTTTGTTGTTTTGCTGTAATTGTAAGGTTTTAAATGCTGTAGTAAAACTAAATTATCTATAAGTTTTTGTAATAATATTTCTTTTTTTGAGTCAATATGTGTCTGAGTAAATATTTTATTTAAGACTTTATACTTATCATAAAGCTTTAGTATCTCGATAACTTTCTCTTCTTCAAAGGCAAGATTTAATTCTAAATTTATTCTTCCTTTTGGTGCAACTGATAACAATCCTTTTTCAACACTGTAAGTTAAAAGCTTTTCAGTGTTTTTTTCTAACTTAAAGTTAAACCTTCCTGCAAACCTTAATGCTCTAAGAATCCTAATTGGGTCTTCTACAAAACTTAAAGAGTGTAAGATTCTAATTCGTTTTTCTTTAATGTCTTTTATTGCATTAAAGTAATCAATCAAAATTCCATAGTTTGAGGATGTAATCTCTATAGCAAGGGTGTTGATTGTAAAATCTCTTCTGTATAAGTCTTCAAAAAGTGTTGCTTTCTCAACTTTTGGATATGCTCCCGGTGATTGGTATTCTTCCTTTCTTGCCGTTGAAAAATCAAGCTTTAAACCATTTTCAATCATTACCTGCCCTGTCATAAATTCGTTATAGATATAAAAAGTATAATTTTTATCTTTTACATACTCTTTTATTAAGGTAGGTGCATCACCCTCAACAATGATATCTACATCAAGATTTGGACGATTTAAAATAATATCTCTAACAACTCCGCCGATTATAAAGCTTCTATATCCAAGTTTTTGTGATAACTCTCCAATCTCCTTAAACTTTTCTATTAGTATTTTTGGAAAGAATTTCTCAAGTTTTTGTTTGAAATTGTAGGTTTTTAGATGATAATGGGTTAGATTTTCTTCCAGAATATCTTTTAAAAGATGTTTAACTATGTCTTTTTTGTAAATAACACCTATATATTTACCGTCTTTTATCACCGGGAAAATTTCGCTATTTATTTCCATCAATTTTTTTAACTTTAAAATGTTTAGGTCTGAGTAGTT
The window above is part of the Sulfurihydrogenibium sp. genome. Proteins encoded here:
- a CDS encoding DHHA1 domain-containing protein; translation: MQVVILQNGADLDELSSAYAITLLNPDFKILLPNSYELKVKKTLDVFSEKFKDKIIKINQLDISKITKAIITDHQLLDITLPENVEIEIYDHHPKKAYSKKYKTHLYKTGALTTIFVEKLKREKIKIDSIDATILALGIYEDTGGFKYKGTTSRDIKAYQFLFEVGIDLNRFMKVIQDRFDLPELELLKELQVNAEFLPIKDFKIYISQTSIRYNHDVAGLLKYVKAFEDADAYFVVINQKNKKTIIGRSADENIDVNKILKHFDGGGHKYAASAQITGFSYEDIKTILIYLLEKEPFNLEHLIIDDLPKIKFDTKFKELENLVKTYKYMIVLDQNGKYAGILTSQTVKLGLKHGLTEEKAITFTEDWYVVNYSDLNILKLKKLMEINSEIFPVIKDGKYIGVIYKKDIVKHLLKDILEENLTHYHLKTYNFKQKLEKFFPKILIEKFKEIGELSQKLGYRSFIIGGVVRDIILNRPNLDVDIIVEGDAPTLIKEYVKDKNYTFYIYNEFMTGQVMIENGLKLDFSTARKEEYQSPGAYPKVEKATLFEDLYRRDFTINTLAIEITSSNYGILIDYFNAIKDIKEKRIRILHSLSFVEDPIRILRALRFAGRFNFKLEKNTEKLLTYSVEKGLLSVAPKGRINLELNLAFEEEKVIEILKLYDKYKVLNKIFTQTHIDSKKEILLQKLIDNLVLLQHLKPYNYSKTTNFLYVLLSHLPTELIYENLRLYHFDKEAKLCDKFVQDFNEILKLEDIFQIYKILKKINLEYLPAILTLVDEGRNKKIIKIFEVEKKPLIKGEDLIELGLKPSKLFKDILEDVFEKQLKEVFKNKDDVIKYIKSKYLV